A single Vanacampus margaritifer isolate UIUO_Vmar chromosome 7, RoL_Vmar_1.0, whole genome shotgun sequence DNA region contains:
- the LOC144055465 gene encoding interleukin-8-like isoform X1: protein MMSKVILSALVVLLASVAFSEGMVLRSLGVELHCRCIQTESRPIGRHIEKVELIPANSHCEQLEIIATLKKTGNEVCLDPEAHWVKRVIERILNNSRKR, encoded by the exons ATGATGAGCAAAGTGATCCTCAGCGCTTTGGTGGTCCTGTTGGCTTCTGTGGCCTTCAGTGAAG GAATGGTTCTGAGAAGTTTGGGAGTCGAGTTGCACTGCCGTTGCATCCAGACGGAGAGCAGACCCATCGGCCGCCACATCGAGAAGGTGGAGCTGATTCCCGCCAACTCTCACTGCGAGCAGCTTGAGATCAt TGCTACACTTAAAAAGACTGGCAATGAGGTGTGCCTTGACCCTGAGGCTCACTGGGTGAAGAGAGTCATTGAGAGGATCCTTAATAA cagCAGGAAACGCTGA
- the LOC144055467 gene encoding interleukin-8-like isoform X1, translating into MMSKVILSALVVLLASVAFSEGMVLRSLGVELHCRCIQTESRPIGRHIEKVELIPANSHCEQLEIIATLKKTGNEVCLDPEAHWVKRVIERILNNSRRR; encoded by the exons ATGATGAGCAAAGTGATCCTCAGCGCTTTGGTGGTCCTGTTGGCTTCTGTTGCCTTCAGTGAAG GAATGGTTCTGAGAAGTTTGGGAGTCGAGTTGCACTGCCGTTGCATCCAGACGGAGAGCAGACCCATCGGCCGCCACATCGAGAAGGTGGAGCTGATTCCCGCCAACTCTCACTGCGAGCAGCTTGAGATCAT TGCTACACTTAAAAAGACTGGCAATGAGGTGTGCCTTGACCCTGAGGCTCACTGGGTGAAGAGAGTCATTGAGAGGATCCTTAATAA CAGCAGGAGACGCTGA
- the LOC144055466 gene encoding interleukin-8-like isoform X2: MMSKVILSALVVLLASVAFSEGMVLRSLGVELHCRCIQTESRPIGRHIEKVELIPANSHCEQLEIIATLKKTGNEVCLDPEAHWVKRVIERILNNRKR, translated from the exons ATGATGAGCAAAGTGATCCTCAGTGCTTTGGTGGTCCTGTTGGCTTCTGTGGCCTTCAGTGAAG GAATGGTTCTGAGAAGTTTGGGAGTCGAGTTGCACTGCCGTTGCATCCAGACGGAGAGCAGACCCATCGGCCGCCACATCGAGAAGGTGGAGCTGATTCCCGCCAACTCTCACTGCGAGCAGCTTGAGATCAT TGCTACACTTAAAAAGACTGGCAATGAGGTGTGCCTTGACCCTGAGGCTCACTGGGTGAAGAGAGTCATTGAGAGGATCCTTAATAA CAGGAAACGCTGA
- the LOC144055465 gene encoding interleukin-8-like isoform X2, with the protein MMSKVILSALVVLLASVAFSEGMVLRSLGVELHCRCIQTESRPIGRHIEKVELIPANSHCEQLEIIATLKKTGNEVCLDPEAHWVKRVIERILNNRKR; encoded by the exons ATGATGAGCAAAGTGATCCTCAGCGCTTTGGTGGTCCTGTTGGCTTCTGTGGCCTTCAGTGAAG GAATGGTTCTGAGAAGTTTGGGAGTCGAGTTGCACTGCCGTTGCATCCAGACGGAGAGCAGACCCATCGGCCGCCACATCGAGAAGGTGGAGCTGATTCCCGCCAACTCTCACTGCGAGCAGCTTGAGATCAt TGCTACACTTAAAAAGACTGGCAATGAGGTGTGCCTTGACCCTGAGGCTCACTGGGTGAAGAGAGTCATTGAGAGGATCCTTAATAA CAGGAAACGCTGA
- the LOC144055467 gene encoding interleukin-8-like isoform X2: MMSKVILSALVVLLASVAFSEGMVLRSLGVELHCRCIQTESRPIGRHIEKVELIPANSHCEQLEIIATLKKTGNEVCLDPEAHWVKRVIERILNNRRR, translated from the exons ATGATGAGCAAAGTGATCCTCAGCGCTTTGGTGGTCCTGTTGGCTTCTGTTGCCTTCAGTGAAG GAATGGTTCTGAGAAGTTTGGGAGTCGAGTTGCACTGCCGTTGCATCCAGACGGAGAGCAGACCCATCGGCCGCCACATCGAGAAGGTGGAGCTGATTCCCGCCAACTCTCACTGCGAGCAGCTTGAGATCAT TGCTACACTTAAAAAGACTGGCAATGAGGTGTGCCTTGACCCTGAGGCTCACTGGGTGAAGAGAGTCATTGAGAGGATCCTTAATAA CAGGAGACGCTGA
- the LOC144055466 gene encoding interleukin-8-like isoform X1, with the protein MMSKVILSALVVLLASVAFSEGMVLRSLGVELHCRCIQTESRPIGRHIEKVELIPANSHCEQLEIIATLKKTGNEVCLDPEAHWVKRVIERILNNSRKR; encoded by the exons ATGATGAGCAAAGTGATCCTCAGTGCTTTGGTGGTCCTGTTGGCTTCTGTGGCCTTCAGTGAAG GAATGGTTCTGAGAAGTTTGGGAGTCGAGTTGCACTGCCGTTGCATCCAGACGGAGAGCAGACCCATCGGCCGCCACATCGAGAAGGTGGAGCTGATTCCCGCCAACTCTCACTGCGAGCAGCTTGAGATCAT TGCTACACTTAAAAAGACTGGCAATGAGGTGTGCCTTGACCCTGAGGCTCACTGGGTGAAGAGAGTCATTGAGAGGATCCTTAATAA CAGCAGGAAACGCTGA